In Nostoc piscinale CENA21, the genomic stretch GTCCGATAACCAATATCGATGACATAATCGCGATCGCTCACAGGAATAGGTAAATACCATTCTCTGGCTAGTTCATCAACCGGATATTCTTGGATGCTATGGGGACTTTGATAATCAAGGTTGATGTCGGTAACATCATAAATCCGCAGTGCTAATTGCTGTCCGCCCTGACGACGCAGTTCTTCTTTATGATCGTTGGGAATATCCCAATAAGTGTAAGCCCATTGGGGATCGCGGGGTAAAAGTACAATCCGACTTTCACCATAACCACCCGGTAGATCGGCGAGTCCTTCATCAACATCAGCCAGAGAGCCACCTGTACGGTCTTCTTGACCCAGTTCAAATTTTGCTGCTTCCACGGTTTCCTGTGCCTCAAGTGAACGAGATGGACTAAGGGATGCTTTGCTGCGCTGCACTTCTTGAATTGCTGCCAACAACTGTGATTTACGCATTCGGCTATAGCGGGAGACACTATATTCACTGGCAACTTTACGTAGTTGTCTCAGTGTCATCTCCTCTAGCGGTGGGCGTTCTTTTGCCATTAATTTGGCCTCCAGTAGTTTGAAAGGTAATTATCTCTCTGAGTTATGGAATGTTTGATAAAAAAGCCATTCTTCTCAGATGAATTTCTTATTCCTGACTCCTGGTTTTGCCCAGTTTTTAAAGTTTTTTAATTCGCTTTTAAAATGAGGGTCACTCCCTTTCAATTTCCTTGAATGCTTGGGTAAGCATTTTTCGGGATCGGAGGAGTCGTTTTGTTAAGTAAATACTAACCAGTAACCCTCGGTATTGATCAAGGGGTGTAAAGGCACTTTTTTCAGGCTTTCACGAATTTAATAGCTTTGACGGGATCACATTGTCATGGTTTCTTGATATTTAGATTTTACTCCCATTAATATTGTCAAAATTTCATAACTTTTGGATTAATAAAGCTATCAAACCCTTGTAGACAGATGATCTCATCTCAAATTTTAGGATTTAATCTAGTTGTACAGCTAATACGTCAAAATCTAAATAAAAGCGAACTTTAGCAACTATGCAGATTACCCAAAGCCTTCATACAGCCATTCTCATTAGCGACTTAGAACGCGCTGAAAAATTTTACACTCAAGTGTTGGGATTATCTAAAATTGACCGTTCCCTAAAATATCCTGGTGCATGGTATCAAGTCGGCGACTATCAAGTTCATCTCATAGTCGCATCAACTGTACCCACCGATAACCTAAACGAAAAATGGGGACGTAATCCCCATATTGCTTTTGCAGTGGCTGATTTAGAACAAGCTAAACAAGAACTGCTGAGTCAAAATTATCCTATTCAAGCCAGCGCCTCTGGCCGCCCCGCCATCTTTACTCAAGATCCCGATGGAAATGTGATTGAGATCAGCCAGCAGTGATTGAATGAACAACTACAGTTAGTTGATTATGGACTAATGAAAGTTATTGCCTACATTTATTGTGACCTTCTCCTAGACTCTGTGCCGCAAAACATTAATTGGCAATGGGAGGTAGAACGGATTTATGAAGATTTGGCTAAGAAAAATGCTGATGGATGTACTGTCCGATCGCAACTACAACAATTACTCACAGACTGCCAACATGAATCAGTAGAATATTTGCTGGTTCGTCGTCTGGAAGAATTAGGTGATACTGTAGAGGAAGTCAGCGATCGCTTAAATGAATTAGAAGCGATGGGTGTAGCTGTAATTGCTACTGAACAAGCCTACACATCAGAAAAATCCCAGTTTCGGGCTGAATTACTCAAACTAATCAAAGAAATTCAATATCAACACAGAAGTCGGCGTATTCGTCAAGGACACGCCCGCAACCGCCTAGAAGCCGCACCCCCACCAGGAAAAGCACCTTATGGTTATCGTCGTGGTCAAGGAAAATATATTATTGACCGCAGCACCTCTCCAGTTGTGAAAGACTTTTTTGATCACTTTTTACTCTACGGTTCCTTGCGGGGTGCAGTGCGTTACCTAGCGAAAAAATATGGTAAGAAAATTTCTGTTACTACTGGGCGACGCTGGTTAACAAATCCTGTTTACCGGGGAGACACAGCTTATCTCAACGGTGAAATTATCTTGGATACCCATACGGCGATTCTTTCTAAAGAAGAAGCAGCCCAAATTGACCGACTTTTACGTCGTAATAGCCGCTTACCATCTCGAACTGCAAGTGCGCCGCGTTCTTTAGCTGGGTTAGTTGTCTGCGGCGAATGTCAATCTCATACAACAGTTACTCGTGTTACCCGTCGCTACCAAGACCAAGAGTATCTTTATTTACGTCCTATTAGCTGTCCTCGTAGTCCCAAGTGTCGCGCTATTCCCTACCAAGACATTTTAGAATTGACGATCGCTAAAGTTTGTCGTGATTTACCATTAGCAGTAGCCGGGATGAATTCTCCAGAATTGGATACCCTTAAGAATAATTTAGGAGATGCGATCGCTCGTCAGCAAGAAATCCTCACTCAGTTACCTGCTTTAATTGCAACTGGCATTTTAGATGTAGAAACAGCAAAACTCAGAGAATACAAACTCCGCACAGAAATCTCTACACTCCAAGCCAAGTTAGCCACACTTCCCCCTGTGAATCTGCGCTCTGTCGCCCAAGCTGTTTCTATTCCGCAATTTTGGTTAGATTTGTCAGAAGCAGAACGACGCTTTTATCTGCGAGAATTTATTCGCCAAATTGAAATTATCCGTGAAGATAAAAAATGGGATTTACGAATAGTGTTTATTTTCTAGTAAGTCATTTAAGGCTTTCCATCAACTCAATACACTTGTGCATTTGCTGATTCATACTTGCAACATCGGCGTGGAATCTCCGCCCATGACCAGGCAAAACCCACTCAAAAGTATAATTAGCCAAATTCCGCATTGATTTAATTTGTTCTGACCAAGAATACCAACAGTGGTTACGAAATGCTGCTAATTGATGTCTAGTTTCTGACCAAGCAAGATGGTCGCCTGTAAATAAAAACTGATGTTTGTAAAGTAAAACTGTATGTCCTTTTGTATGTCCAGGAACAGGAATAATTAAGATATCTGAAGAAAGGGCAAATGGTTCTAAGCCTGTTAATTGAATTTCCACATTGCGAGTATTTGCAGAAATATCATCAGCATGGAGGATGCGATCGCACCCAAAATGTTCAGCATATTTTTGATGATCTGCTACATCATCTTGATGGGTTAAATACATATAACGAATTCCCCCCATTGCTTCTAGCTGCTTCACGAGAGGCGGTGTAAATCGAGGAGAATCTACTAAAATATTCCCTGTTTCTAACTTGATAAAATAACTAGCAGCACCGTAAGATTTTTCTGAATGATAACCACAATGGTAGACATTTTCTGCTACCAAAATCGGCAAAGTTTCTTGCGTATCTCTGATATCTTTGGGTTTTTCAACTGTACCAATCGAACTGGTTGGACAAGCTAAAAGTGCTTGAAGTGCTGTTAATCTTTCTGCTTCATTACTTGGTTGATGATAAACTGCCGACTGTTCATCAACACGAGAAAACACTTCGGGACTCATCCAGCGACAGGTATCACAATCAATACAGCTAGTATCTACATAAAAGTCGCCGTTAGTATTTTGGGGACGACGTAAATCTAAATGAGCCATGTTAACCTCTGGGACTGACCATAAACCCCAATAGCCCTAGGTTAGCAAACATGACTATAAGTTGAGATTAATCTTTAACTACAAGATCCCTGACTTTTTAAAAAAAGTCGGGGATCTGAGCTTCTCGATTTTTCTAAATCAAGCTGAATAAAATCACAGCATGAATTATCAATTTATAGAATTCATACTTCAGACTTTATACTTCATACTTTAGACAGTTGTGATGTCTTTTTCTTTTTCTGCTAACAATTCGTTAATTTTAGCTGTGTATTTGTCTGTGAGTTTTTGCAGTTTATCTTGTTGGTCTTTGGCTTCATCCTCGGAAATTTCTGAGGCTTTTTCCTGCTTGCGAATTGAATCGATCGCATCACGGCGGATATTACGAATAGCAACACGACCTTCTTCAGCATACTTGGCAGCAATTTTAACCAGTTCTTTACGGCGATCGCTGGTTAAGGGCGGAATATTTAGCCGAATCACAGAACCATCGTTACTGGGTGTTAAACCCACATCCGAAAGAGAAATTGCCTTCTCAACAGTGTTTAAACTGCTTTTATCGTAAGGCTGAATTAGAATTGTTGTCGCATCTGGCGTGCTAATATTCGCCAGTGATTTTAAGGGTGTTGGTGAACCGTAATAATCCACCGTCACTTTATCTAATAAACTGGCATTGGCGCGACCAGTGCGAATTGTATTAAATGCCCGTTGAGTTGCCTCAACAGTTTTTTGCATTGTACTCTCAGCTTCAGCTAATTTCACAAGAACCTCCCACAAGGGTGCCGATTGATTCTCCCATGACTGCGCGGCGGATGTTACCTCGCACCGTTAAGTCAAATACCAGAATTGGGATGTTGTTTTCTTTACACAAAGCAATCGCAGTACTATCCATTACCCGTAAATCATGCGTCAAAACGTGTGCGTATGTCAGGCTAGTAAAACGTTTGGCGTTAGGATGTATTTGGGGGTCAGCATCATATATTCCATCGACTTTGGTGGCTTTAAAAATCGCTTCTGCATCAATTTCAGCCGCTCTCAATGCCGCAGCCGTGTCAGTAGTAAAGAAGGGATTTCCAGAACCAGCGCCAAAAATTACCACCCGCCCTTTTTCAAGATGACGGATGGCGCGACGACGAATATAAGGTTCTGCTAACTCTTGCATGGCGATCGCAGTTTGTACGCGCGTCTGTACACCTATTCGTTCTAGCGAATCTTGCAGCGTCATGGCATTCATTACCGTGGCAATCATACCGATGTAGTCAGCCGTTGCCCTATCCATCCCCGCCGATGCCGCTTTTACGCCACGAAAAATATTGCCGCCGCCAACGACTATGGCGATTTGAACGCCAGTGGCTATCACCTCTGCTACTTCTTGTGCTATCTCTTTGACCACTTCTGGATCAATACCATAGCCCATGTTGCCCATTAAGGCTTCACCGCTTAGTTTGAGTAAAACCCGTCGGTAATTCGTTCCCATGAAGTTACGCTTTATCGAAAAAGTTGCAATTGCCTCCAATTTAAGATAGCAGCACAATGACTATATATGTCTAGTTGCGCCAAATCAATGTAGTTCCTGTTGGTTCTGTTTCTTGGGGGTTAATTGCTTGATTTTTAAATAAAGCAGCGATCGCATTTCGCAAATAATCTTCTCTTAAAGATGATGGTGCTTGTGGATCACTATCAATTTTCCCTTTATAACGCACCATCCCATTACTATCGATTAAAAAAGCCATCGGTGTTTTTATCGCGCCAAAACTCCGGGTAACATCTTGAGTCGAATCCCACAGGTAAGGAAAATTTAGGCGGTGACTTTCGGCAAAAGCTTTCATCTTTTCAAAGCTTTCTGTCGGGTACTTATTAGTATCACAGCCGTTCATCCCAATCAAGGTAAAGCCACTGGCGGCAAATTCCCCTTGAATTTTTTTGAGCTTGTCTAAATAGAGACTGACATAAGGACAGTCGTTGCACATAAAAACAACGCCAACCGCCTGAAATTTGTCTAAATAACGGCTGAGATGATGCACTCGTTCGTCAATTCCAGGCAGTTCAAAGTCCGGGGCATAACCCCCAACAGGAGTATAAATTGTTTCTAGTATTGTCATCTTCGTGAACCAGAAGGAACTAGGAACAAAAGTCTAGGTGAAATTTAGCGTCATTTTTTTGGCAGCCAACCACCTGATGCCGATGCTCGATACCAAATGATTGTAGAGATCAACAGAGAAACCGTAAATTGTAAAACTACTGAATATAAAACCGTTGGTAAAAATATTACAGGATAGATATTAGTGAGTAATTGTCATAACTATGATTTAACAAAAGTTTGACTCAATTCTACATAAATTTAATTAAGCCTTTATACTTACTTTCAAGTAAAGATAGTTACTATTTTATCTTTGTTTTTATTTTTCTAATTGTAAAATCTTTACAAGTGACTTCTAAAATTTAAGATAAATTACCAAAGTTATTACGAAATATTAAAATTAGTAAATAAAAATACAGATTTTCTATGAAGACTTCGACAACTGCTTTCACCGCAAAAACTTGGACATGGCAAGGGTTTTCAATTTGCTACCAAACTCAAGGCACAACTGGGCCTGCCGTTATTTTAGTACATGGCTTTGGTGCTTCTGGATGGCATTGGCGTAAAAACATACCAGTACTAGCCCAAACTTGTCGGGTTTATGCTATAGATTTGCTTGGCTTCGGTGCTTCTGCCAAACCTCAGCCGGGAGAAAAAATTGCCTACACCTTAGAAATGTGGGGACAGCAAGTAGCAGACTTTTGTCGGGAAGTCGTCGGTGAACCAGCTTTTTTAGTAGGAAATTCCATTGGCTGTATTGTAGCGATGCAAGCCGCAGTCAGTTCCCCAGACATTGCCTTGGGAGTAGCATTAATTAACTGTTCCTTGCGATTATTACATGATCGCAAACGCGCCACCTTACCTTGGACTCGGCGTGTCGGTGCGCCAATTTTACAAAGGGTATTGTCTATTAAACCAATTGGACAATTCTTTTTTAATCAAGTTGCTAAACCCAAAACAGTGCGAAAAATATTGCTGCAAGCTTATATCAATGCAGAGACAGTCACAGATGAATTAGTCGATATTCTGACAGCGCCAGCCAAAGATCCTGGTGCTGTGGCTGTGTTTTTGGCATTTACCTCATACTCCACAGGGCCGTTACCAGAAGACTTACTGCCATTATTAACTTGTCCAGCAATTATTTTATGGGGAACCGCCGACCCTTGGGAACCAGTAAATTTAGGTCGAGAGTTAGCTAATTACCCAGCAGTGCAGAAATTCATTCCCTTAGAAGGAGTAGGACATTGCCCCCAAGATGAAGCACCAGAGTTAGTCAACCCGATTTTACAAGATTGGATAGAAGAGCGATCGCAAGTTTTAAAATCTAACTAACCTGAGTTGCATTTGTGCAACGTTAACAGGTGCAGGATAATAGAGATAGTTCAATTAGTATTTCTAGTCCTTCATGCAGTTTGAATGGGATGAGGCAAAGAATTTAGAGAATATTCGCAAGCATGAGATTGATTTTGCCGATGTTCCTGAAATGTTTGAGAGTCCAATGCTAATTGAGCTAGACAATCGGTTTGATTATGGCGAAGACCGTTGGTTCGGTATCGGTTTTCTCGGTAACGGTGTAGCGGTTGTGGTTTGGACAGAACGACAGAATGATGTAATTCGGATCATTTCAGCACGAAGGGCAAATAGATATGAGCGGCGAAGACTTGAGCAGTACCTCTCGTACTAATTGGACAGCATTAGAAGCAATGGACGATGAGGGTATTGATTACTCCGATATTCCACCATTGACAGAGGAGTTTTTTGAGAAGGCAACTCTACGAATTCCTGCAACCCAAGCACAGCATTTAGTTCAGATTGAACCTGATGTGTTGAAGTGGTTTCAAGCTCAAGATGGTGAATACAAAACGTTAATCAACTCAATCTTGCGTCAATACATTGAAAGTCATAGTAAAGTAAACACTCAGTCGTATAACAATTCGCTGCAAGCAGACTAAAACAAAATTTTGATGCTGAGTTTGACATTAATTGCAGCTGCTCAAGTGAACCATTATTTATCAGATTGGATGCAAGAGCGATCGCAGACTCTAAAATCTAACTAACCTGTAATTTTTTTGTAAGGTATTATAGAGTGGTT encodes the following:
- a CDS encoding VOC family protein; this encodes MQITQSLHTAILISDLERAEKFYTQVLGLSKIDRSLKYPGAWYQVGDYQVHLIVASTVPTDNLNEKWGRNPHIAFAVADLEQAKQELLSQNYPIQASASGRPAIFTQDPDGNVIEISQQ
- a CDS encoding recombinase family protein translates to MKVIAYIYCDLLLDSVPQNINWQWEVERIYEDLAKKNADGCTVRSQLQQLLTDCQHESVEYLLVRRLEELGDTVEEVSDRLNELEAMGVAVIATEQAYTSEKSQFRAELLKLIKEIQYQHRSRRIRQGHARNRLEAAPPPGKAPYGYRRGQGKYIIDRSTSPVVKDFFDHFLLYGSLRGAVRYLAKKYGKKISVTTGRRWLTNPVYRGDTAYLNGEIILDTHTAILSKEEAAQIDRLLRRNSRLPSRTASAPRSLAGLVVCGECQSHTTVTRVTRRYQDQEYLYLRPISCPRSPKCRAIPYQDILELTIAKVCRDLPLAVAGMNSPELDTLKNNLGDAIARQQEILTQLPALIATGILDVETAKLREYKLRTEISTLQAKLATLPPVNLRSVAQAVSIPQFWLDLSEAERRFYLREFIRQIEIIREDKKWDLRIVFIF
- a CDS encoding MBL fold metallo-hydrolase, which encodes MAHLDLRRPQNTNGDFYVDTSCIDCDTCRWMSPEVFSRVDEQSAVYHQPSNEAERLTALQALLACPTSSIGTVEKPKDIRDTQETLPILVAENVYHCGYHSEKSYGAASYFIKLETGNILVDSPRFTPPLVKQLEAMGGIRYMYLTHQDDVADHQKYAEHFGCDRILHADDISANTRNVEIQLTGLEPFALSSDILIIPVPGHTKGHTVLLYKHQFLFTGDHLAWSETRHQLAAFRNHCWYSWSEQIKSMRNLANYTFEWVLPGHGRRFHADVASMNQQMHKCIELMESLK
- the frr gene encoding ribosome recycling factor — encoded protein: MKLAEAESTMQKTVEATQRAFNTIRTGRANASLLDKVTVDYYGSPTPLKSLANISTPDATTILIQPYDKSSLNTVEKAISLSDVGLTPSNDGSVIRLNIPPLTSDRRKELVKIAAKYAEEGRVAIRNIRRDAIDSIRKQEKASEISEDEAKDQQDKLQKLTDKYTAKINELLAEKEKDITTV
- the pyrH gene encoding UMP kinase, whose translation is MGTNYRRVLLKLSGEALMGNMGYGIDPEVVKEIAQEVAEVIATGVQIAIVVGGGNIFRGVKAASAGMDRATADYIGMIATVMNAMTLQDSLERIGVQTRVQTAIAMQELAEPYIRRRAIRHLEKGRVVIFGAGSGNPFFTTDTAAALRAAEIDAEAIFKATKVDGIYDADPQIHPNAKRFTSLTYAHVLTHDLRVMDSTAIALCKENNIPILVFDLTVRGNIRRAVMGESIGTLVGGSCEIS
- a CDS encoding thioredoxin family protein, encoding MTILETIYTPVGGYAPDFELPGIDERVHHLSRYLDKFQAVGVVFMCNDCPYVSLYLDKLKKIQGEFAASGFTLIGMNGCDTNKYPTESFEKMKAFAESHRLNFPYLWDSTQDVTRSFGAIKTPMAFLIDSNGMVRYKGKIDSDPQAPSSLREDYLRNAIAALFKNQAINPQETEPTGTTLIWRN
- a CDS encoding alpha/beta fold hydrolase; the protein is MKTSTTAFTAKTWTWQGFSICYQTQGTTGPAVILVHGFGASGWHWRKNIPVLAQTCRVYAIDLLGFGASAKPQPGEKIAYTLEMWGQQVADFCREVVGEPAFLVGNSIGCIVAMQAAVSSPDIALGVALINCSLRLLHDRKRATLPWTRRVGAPILQRVLSIKPIGQFFFNQVAKPKTVRKILLQAYINAETVTDELVDILTAPAKDPGAVAVFLAFTSYSTGPLPEDLLPLLTCPAIILWGTADPWEPVNLGRELANYPAVQKFIPLEGVGHCPQDEAPELVNPILQDWIEERSQVLKSN
- a CDS encoding BrnT family toxin translates to MQFEWDEAKNLENIRKHEIDFADVPEMFESPMLIELDNRFDYGEDRWFGIGFLGNGVAVVVWTERQNDVIRIISARRANRYERRRLEQYLSY
- a CDS encoding BrnA antitoxin family protein; translated protein: MSGEDLSSTSRTNWTALEAMDDEGIDYSDIPPLTEEFFEKATLRIPATQAQHLVQIEPDVLKWFQAQDGEYKTLINSILRQYIESHSKVNTQSYNNSLQAD